The Neisseria animaloris genome segment CCGGTGCGAAGCCGGTAATAATCAGGCTCAACGGCGAAGTTACCGATTTTTGCGCGCCGTTGTCTTTCCACACGGTTTTCATCGACAGCGAATCTTTGCCCACGGGAATGCTGATGCCCAGTTCCTGACAGGCTTGCGACACGGCTTCGACGGTGCGGTAGAGTTTTTCATCTTCGCCGGCGTTGCCACAGGCGGCCATCCAGTTGGCGGAAAGTTTGATGTTGCCGATGTCGCCGATATTCACGCCGGCGAGGTTGGTCAGCGTTTCGCCGATGGCCATGCGGCCGGAAGCGGGCGCGTCAAACAGGGCGACGGTCGGTTTTTCGCCCATGGCCATCGCTTCGCCTTTGTGGGTGTTGAAGCCCATCATGGTTACGGCGGCATCGGCTACGGGGGTTTGATATTTGCCGACCATTTGGTCGCGGTGGGTCATGCCGCCGACGCTGCGGTCGCCGATGGTAATCAGGAAGTTTTTGGCGGCCACGGTAGGCAGGCGCAATACGCGGTAGGCGGCTTCTTTCAGGTCGATATGCCTGCCTGAAAACGGTTTTTCAGACGGCCTTACGGTGTGGTCGCTGCGGGTGGTTTTGGGCGGTTTGCCGAGCAAAACGTTCAGCGGCAAATCAACGGGATGGTTGCCGTACAAATCGTCGTGCACTTGCAGATGGCCGTCGTCGGTGGCGGTGCCGACCACGGCAAACGGGCAGCGTTCGCGCTCGCAGATTTGGCGGAACAAGTCTAAGTGTTCGGGCAAAATCGACAACACATAACGCTCTTGCGCCTCATTACACCAAATCTGCATCGGGCTTAGGCCGTGTTCTTCCAACGGCACGTCGCGCAGCTTAAATATTGCGCCTCGGCCTGCGTCGTTGACCAATTCGGGAAAGGCGTTCGACAAGCCGCCCGCGCCGACATCGTGAATCGACACGATCGGGTTGTTTTTACCGAGTTGCCAGCAGCGGTCGATCACTTCTTGTGCGCGGCGTTCGATTTCGGGGTTGCCGCGCTGTACCGAGTTGAAGTCCAAATCGGCGGCGTTGCTGCCGGTATCCATAGAAGAGGCTGCGCCGCCCCCGAGCCCGATCAGCATGCCGGGGCCGCCGAGTTGCACCAATAATGCGCCTTCGGGGATTTGGTCTTTATGGGTTTGGCCGGCCTGAATGTTGCCCAAGCCGCCGGCAATCATAATCGGTTTGTGGTAGCCGCGCATTTGGCCTTCGAACTCTTCTTCAAAGGTGCGGAAATAGCCCAAGAGGTTGGGGCGGCCGAATTCGTTGTTGAACGCCGCGCCGCCGATGGGGCCTTCGATCATGATGTCGAGCGGGCTGCTGATGTGGTCGGGCTTGCCGTAGCCGCCTTCCCACGGTTGTTTGAAATCGGGAATGTTGAGGTTGGACACGGTAAAGCCGGTCAAACCCGCTTTCGGGCGCGCACCGCGTCCGGTGGCACCTTCGTCGCGGATTTCGCCGCCCGCACCGGTGGCCGCGCCCGCGAAAGGAGCAATGGCGGTGGGGTGGTTGTGGGTTTCCACTTTCATCAAGATGTGCGTTTCTTCTTCGCTGAAGCGGTAGCCTTGCTGCTCGTCCGCACGCGGGTAGAAACGCTCGATTTTCGCGCCTTCGATGATGGAGGCGTTGTCTTTATAGGCGACTACGGTGCCTTCGGGATGGGCGTTGTGGGTGTCGCGAATCATGCCGAACAGCGATTTGGGCTGTTTTTCGCCGTTTAAAATGAAGTCGGCATTGAAGATTTTGTGGCGGCAGTGTTCGGAGTTGGCCTGTGCGAACATCATCAGTTCGACATCGCTTGGGTTGCGCTGCAAGGCTTGGTAGTTTTCCAGCAGATAGTCTATTTCGTCGGGCGACAGCGCCAAGCCCAGTTCGCTGTTGGCTTGTATCAAAGCGTCTTTGCCTTTGCCTAAAACGTCAACGGTGGCGAAGGTTTGCGCTTCGGGGTGGGCGAAGAGCTGCGAGGCCGTCTGAAAATCGGGCAACACGCTTTCGGTCATGCGGTCGTGCAAGAGGGCGGCCCATTGCTGTTTTTGCCCGGCGTTCAGCTCGCCTTTCACCCACACCGCCATGCCGCGCTCGATGCGTTCGATTTCGCCCAAGCCGCAGTTGTGCGCGATGTCGGTGGCTTTGGATGCCCACGGCGAAATGGTGCCGATGCGCGGGGTGATTAAAAACAAATGCAGGCTGTTTTCGGCTTCGGGTGTTTTTTCGACACGTTCTGCTTCCAACAAAGCCTGCAATTTCGTTGCGGTTTCGAGGTTCAGCGCGGATTGGCTGCTCACAAAATACCAAAATTCGCTGCTTAATTCTGCTTTCGGCAGGCCGGCGGCCGCAGCTTTTTGCAGGAGTTTTTCGACACGGAAATCAGACAGGGCGGTAACGCCGCGCAAAGGCAATACGACAGACATGAATCTAGCTCACACATGCGGTTGGAAATGGGCGTAATTGTACACAAAACCGGCCCCGGCCGCTTGGTTAAATTTCCCTTTTCAGATGGCCTGAAAAGCCCATTGAACCTTGCCGTGCTTTGTGCTAAAACAGGCCGTCTGAAACCATTTCACAGCGAGAAAAAACATGAAAAAAATAGAGGCGATTATCAAGCCGTTCAAACTCGACGACGTGCGCGAAGCATTAACCGAAATCGGCATCACCGGCATGACCGTTACCGAAGTGAAAGGCTTCGGCCGCCAGAAAGGGCACACCGAAATCTATCGCGGCGCGGAATACGCGGTTGATTTTCTGCCCAAAGTGAAAGTGGAATTGGTATTGAGCGATGCCGATGTGGAGCGGGCGGTGGAAACCATTATCGAAACCGCGCGTTCGGGCAAAATCGGTGACGGCAAGATTTTTATTCTGCCGGTGGAAGAAGCCATCCGCATCCGCACGGGCGAGCGGTCGGATGCGGCGGTTTAGCGGTTTAATATGCGATGTGATGCAAATTCCGTTTTGGCAAATGCAGCATAAGGCCGTCTGAAAATATTTTTTCAGACGGCCTGCAGTTTCAAAAGGAGAGAACGCTTTAGTTGCGTGCACTCAATTGGTCGAACAAACTGCCGTCGGCAAAAAATTTCTTGGCGATGTCATCCCAAGAACCGAAAACCTCGTTGGGGCGGAATGTTTCGACGGCGGGAAAGTCGGCTCGGTGTTTTTCCAGCACGGCGGTGTTGCGGGGGCGCAGATAAAATTTGGCGGCCAGCTCTTGCGCCGGTTCGCTCCACAGGTATTTCAAATATTCGCCGGCGGCGGCACGGGTGCCTTTTTTATCGGCCACGGCATCGACGATGGCGACGGGGCTTTCCGAGAGAATGGTGTAACTCGGATACACGATTTCAAACTGACCGGGAGCAAGGTTGCGGCTCACATGGTTGGCTTCGTTTTCAAAAGTAATCAACACGTCGCCGATATTGCGTTGGGTAAATGTGGTGGTGGCGGCACGCCCGCCGTTTTCAAACACGGGCACGTTTTTAAGCAGTTTGGCGGTGAAGGCTTTGGCTTGGGTTTCGTCGCCGTTGTGCGCTTTCAAGCCGTAACCGAATGCGCCGAGGAAAGCATAACGGCCGTTGCCTGAAGTTTTGGGATTGGCGATCACGATTTGCAGATTGTCTTTGGCCAAGTCTGCCCAATCACGTATTTGCTTGGGGTTGCCTTTACGGACGAGAAACACGGTGGTGCTGGTAAAGGGAACGGCATTGTCGGGCAGGCGGGTGTGCCAGTTTGATGCGACCAATCCTTTTTTTTCTAAAAGATCGATATCGGAAGTTTGGTTCATGGTGGCTACATCCGCTTGCAGGCCGTTGGCGACGGCTAAAGCCTGTTTGCTCGAACCGCCGTGCGATTGCTGAATATTAATCGCCACATCGGGATTTCGGGTTTGGTATTCTTTGATAAACAGCGGATTGTATTCTTTATAGAAATCGCGGGCCACATCGTAGGAAACATTCAGCAGCTTGATGTTTTTGCCATCGGAAGAAGCAACGGCGTTTCCGTCGGATGCCGATGTTTCGGCCTGATTTTTAGCAGTATCGGGCGAGCAGGCCGATAAAGCCAGTAGGGTGCCGAGCGCGGCGGCAAATGGGAGAAAGCGTGTTGCCGGCATGGTATTTTCCTTTGCAGTAATTGGTTTGAGTATGGGCAACACTTTATCGAGGCCGTCTGAAAAAGAGAAAGAATACTTGGTTTTATCATCATTGCCTTTGGTTATAAGCCGTCTGAAAACATCTCTGGCGCGGGCAACGGTTTTCAGACGCCCTGATTTTGATTTATTCTTTCATGTTTATTATTTTTGTAGAAACCATCATCTATGCCCCGTTTCTGGCTGCCGCTCTGGGTAAGCGGCGTTGTTGTTTCGTTTGCGCTGCCCGCCGTGCCGTCTTGGACGGTGCTAGCGGCGGTATGGCTGTGCCTGTTTGCAGCGGCGTGGCGGTTTCGGGCGGCGGCTTGGCTGCTGATTGCTTTTTCCGGCGCGCTATACGGCATCTGGCGCACGCAGTCTGCTTTGGAGCAACAATGGCCTGCGGTTCAGACGGCCTCTGTGCCGCTCACAATAGAAGTGGCGGATTTGCCGCAGCGCGACGACAAACGGGTGCGTTTTACGGCGCGGGCGCGTGATGGTGCGGGGCGGGAATACCGTTTGCTGCTGTCGGATTACGGCCTGCGTGATTGGCCGGCCGGCAGCCGTTGGCAGGTTAAGGCACGGGTTAGGCCGCCGGTAGGCGAGGTTAATCTGCGCGGTTTCAACCGTGAGGCGTGGGCGTTGGCCGACGGCATCGGCGGGGTGGGCAGCATCGGCAAGGAAAGGCAGCCGTTGCCGGAAAACCGTGCCGGTGTGTTGTTGCGTGTGCGTGAAGCGGTGAGCCTGCGCTGGCGGCAAACCGATACCGGCGGGCGGGATTTTTCAGACGGCCTCGGTTTGATGCGGGCCTTGAGCATAGGCGAGCAGTCGGCTTTGAGCGCACAGTCTTGGCAGGCGTTCCGGCCTTTGGGTTTGAACCATCTGGTGAGTATTTCCGGCCTGCATGTGGGTATGGTGGCGGTGCTGGCGGGGTGGCTGACGAAGCAGTTGCTGCGCGTGCTGCCGCGCGTGCCGAAACGGCCGCGGGTGTGGATGTTGGCGGCGGGTTTGGCGGCGGCGTTGTTTTATGCGGGTTTGGCGGGCTTTTCGGTGCCGACGCAACGCAGCGTGTTGATGCTGTGTGCGCTGGCGTGGGCTTGGTGGCGCGGCAGCGGCGCGTCGGTATGGGCGGGTTGGTGGCAGGCGTTGGCTTGGGTGCTGCTGTTCGACCCGTTGGCGGTTTTGGGTGCGGGGTTTTGGCTCTCGTTCGGCTTGGTGGGGGCTTTGCTGTGGGTGTCGGCAGGCCGTCTGAACGAACGCGGCTGGCTGTTGGCGGTGCGCGGGCAATGGGCGGTGTCGCTGTTGTCGGTGGCGGCCTTGGGCAGCATGTTTGCTTCGTTGCCGATAATCAGCCCGTTGGTGAATGCCTTGGCGATCCCGTGGTTTTCGTGGGTGCTGGTGCCGCTGGCTCTGCTGGCTTCGCTGCTGTCGTTTGGTTGGCTGCAATGGCTGGCGGCCGCGGCGGGCGAATACACCATGCGCGTGTTGGTGTGGGTGGCGGAATATGCGCCCGAATATGCGGTTGCGGCCTCGCCGCCTTATCTGCTGCCGTTGGCGGTGCTGGCGGTATTGATGGTGCTGCTGCCGCGCGGCACGGGCTGGAAACCGCTGGCGTGGCTGGTGTTGGCGGGGTTTGTGCTGTACCGCCCGCCGCCTGTTGAGGAAGGCCGTCTGAAAATAACGGTGTGGGACGCGGGGCAGGGTTTGTCGGTATTGATGCAGACGAAAAACCATCACCTGTTGTTCGACACCGGTACGGAGCACATCGCCAACGCGCAGATTCTGCCTGCGCTGAATGCCGCCGGTGTGCGCCGTTTGGATGCGCTGGTGCTGTCGCATCACGATGCCGACCACGACGGCGGTTTTGTTGAAATCCGCCGCTCGAAACAGCCGCGCCGAATCTGGGTGGGGCAGCCTGAGTTTTATCAGGGTGCGGAGTTTTGCAGGGAGCGGCAATGGCAATGGGACGGCGTGGTGTTTGAGTTTTTGAGGCCGTCTGAAAACTCGAAAACGGCCGACGACAACGAGCAAAGTTGCGTTCTGCGCGTGCTGGCGGGCGGGCAGTCGCTGCTGGTAACGGGCGATTTGGGCAAACGCGGCGAGCTGGCGTTGGTGGAGAAATACGGCGAAGGCTTGTACAGCCAAGTGCTGGTGTTGGGGCATCACGGCAGCGACACTTCGTCGGCGGGCGGTTTTCTGAACGCGGTTTCACCGCAATACGCCGTGGCTTCGAGCGGTTATGCCAATGCTTACAAACACCCCACCACAGCGGTGCAAAACCGCGTGAAAGCCCACGGTATCGAGTTGTTGCGCACCGACTTATCGGGCGCGCTGGTGTTTGAACTGGGCGCGGGAGAAGAGGTGCGGGCAGGCCGTCTGAAAACAATTAAACCGTATTGGCAGAGAAAGCCGTTTGAATGATGAAGGGTGGTGAATCTTAACTTTGCAGGGCAGGAAGTCGATTGCATACCCATCCCTACAAATGGTTTTGAACCCCGGGGTTTGCTGCATATACAAAAAGGCCGTCTGAAATCGTTTTTTCAGACGGCCTCTCAGCAGGCAAAAGTATTACTCGCAGCTTGATTTGCCGGTGCGGTGGTTGATGGCACCTTTGGAAATCAGCAACGCCTGCATTTCTTTATGCCCGCGGGTGCAGGCGTAAGAGAGTGCGCTTTGGTTGTACGAACCGGCGGATTTGTTGGTTTGGGTGGTTACCAAGTTCGGGTTTGCACCGAGTGAAAGCAGATATTTCACCGTTTCGATGCGGTTGTTGCTGGCGGCCACCATCAGCAGCGTTTCGCCGTCGCTTTCAACGGTTTGGTCGTTCAAATCGGTTTTGTCTTTCAGTTTGGCATACACTTTGCGCACGATTTTGGTGTTTTTGCCCAATACCGCCGATTTGAGCACGTTGTACACGTCGCCGCGGTCGGTAGCGTTCAAATCGGCACCTTGGGCGATCAGGTAATCCACCATGTCTTCATAGCCGATAAACGCCGCCCAGCCGAGCGCGGTTTGACCCAAGCTGGCTTCGTCTTTGGCTTCGAGGTTTTGGCCTTTGGCCACCATTTTTTTCACTTTGGCCAAGTTGCCTTGTTTCACGGCATCAAACCATTCGGCATCGGGGCCTTCGGAAGGTTTGTCATAGAAAATGCGCCATGAAAGTTTTTTCGGATTGGCGATATCCTGCATTTCGGCCATGCTGTAACGGAATTTGCCTTTGGCAGCGGGCGCAGCCGAAGCGGTAACGGGTAAAACGAACGCAGCCGCAAGCAGAGCGGCGGGAATAAATTTTTGAATGGACATAAAGGTTCCTTTGAAAAATCGAATAGAGAAAAAAATCATATAATACGATACATAAAGACCGCCCGAAACTTTACCTTTTGTTTCAGACGGCCTCAAGATATTTAAATAAACCTTAATCAACGGTGCAATTTATTTACATATTCTACTTCTTCACGGCTGCCCATCACCACTGATACGCGCTGGTGCAGGCCTTCGGGTCGGATATCGAGCATGTTTTGAACGGTATTGCTTCCCGTGCCGCCAGCCTGTTCCAAAATCAGGCTCAAGGGGTTGGCTTCGTACATCAGGCGCAGTTTGCCAGGTTTGGCCGGATCGCGTTTGTCTTGCGGATACATAAACACGCCGCCGCGCATCAGAATGCGGTGGATTTCGGCCACCATCGAGGCCACCCAGCGCATATTG includes the following:
- a CDS encoding sulfate ABC transporter substrate-binding protein, with product MPATRFLPFAAALGTLLALSACSPDTAKNQAETSASDGNAVASSDGKNIKLLNVSYDVARDFYKEYNPLFIKEYQTRNPDVAINIQQSHGGSSKQALAVANGLQADVATMNQTSDIDLLEKKGLVASNWHTRLPDNAVPFTSTTVFLVRKGNPKQIRDWADLAKDNLQIVIANPKTSGNGRYAFLGAFGYGLKAHNGDETQAKAFTAKLLKNVPVFENGGRAATTTFTQRNIGDVLITFENEANHVSRNLAPGQFEIVYPSYTILSESPVAIVDAVADKKGTRAAAGEYLKYLWSEPAQELAAKFYLRPRNTAVLEKHRADFPAVETFRPNEVFGSWDDIAKKFFADGSLFDQLSARN
- the purL gene encoding phosphoribosylformylglycinamidine synthase, which codes for MSVVLPLRGVTALSDFRVEKLLQKAAAAGLPKAELSSEFWYFVSSQSALNLETATKLQALLEAERVEKTPEAENSLHLFLITPRIGTISPWASKATDIAHNCGLGEIERIERGMAVWVKGELNAGQKQQWAALLHDRMTESVLPDFQTASQLFAHPEAQTFATVDVLGKGKDALIQANSELGLALSPDEIDYLLENYQALQRNPSDVELMMFAQANSEHCRHKIFNADFILNGEKQPKSLFGMIRDTHNAHPEGTVVAYKDNASIIEGAKIERFYPRADEQQGYRFSEEETHILMKVETHNHPTAIAPFAGAATGAGGEIRDEGATGRGARPKAGLTGFTVSNLNIPDFKQPWEGGYGKPDHISSPLDIMIEGPIGGAAFNNEFGRPNLLGYFRTFEEEFEGQMRGYHKPIMIAGGLGNIQAGQTHKDQIPEGALLVQLGGPGMLIGLGGGAASSMDTGSNAADLDFNSVQRGNPEIERRAQEVIDRCWQLGKNNPIVSIHDVGAGGLSNAFPELVNDAGRGAIFKLRDVPLEEHGLSPMQIWCNEAQERYVLSILPEHLDLFRQICERERCPFAVVGTATDDGHLQVHDDLYGNHPVDLPLNVLLGKPPKTTRSDHTVRPSEKPFSGRHIDLKEAAYRVLRLPTVAAKNFLITIGDRSVGGMTHRDQMVGKYQTPVADAAVTMMGFNTHKGEAMAMGEKPTVALFDAPASGRMAIGETLTNLAGVNIGDIGNIKLSANWMAACGNAGEDEKLYRTVEAVSQACQELGISIPVGKDSLSMKTVWKDNGAQKSVTSPLSLIITGFAPVQDVRKTVTPELKNTADSVLLAVDLGFGKARMGGSALSQVYNDMAGEAPDIETGRLKAFYQVIQQLVAEDKLLAYHDRSDGGLFATLAEMAFAARCGLDIDLNLLLAQTFITNHTALSQSLRTEEVKALAEWQETIARTLFNEELGAVIQVRKQDVADIINLFYQQKLHHNVFEIGTLTDENTLIIRDGQTHLISDNLIKLQQTWQETSHQIQRLRDNPECADSEFALLKDNQRSALFADLTFDLKEDIAAPFIAGGAKPKIAVLREQGVNGQVEMAAAFTRAGFDAYDVHMSDLMAGRVKLANFQMLAACGGFSYGDVLGAGEGWAKSILFHPELRDQFSAFFERGDTLTLGVCNGCQMVSNLAEIIPGTQGWPKFKRNRSEQFEARLSMVNVPKSPSLILAEMQGSSLPVVVSHGEGRADFAHIGGTVSDGLNIALQYVDGLGAVTQTYPLNPNGSPQGIAGVTNADGRVTIMMPHPERVYRTAQMSWHPDDWQHSELSGWYRMFAGARKVFG
- a CDS encoding P-II family nitrogen regulator — its product is MKKIEAIIKPFKLDDVREALTEIGITGMTVTEVKGFGRQKGHTEIYRGAEYAVDFLPKVKVELVLSDADVERAVETIIETARSGKIGDGKIFILPVEEAIRIRTGERSDAAV
- a CDS encoding DNA internalization-related competence protein ComEC/Rec2, translating into MPRFWLPLWVSGVVVSFALPAVPSWTVLAAVWLCLFAAAWRFRAAAWLLIAFSGALYGIWRTQSALEQQWPAVQTASVPLTIEVADLPQRDDKRVRFTARARDGAGREYRLLLSDYGLRDWPAGSRWQVKARVRPPVGEVNLRGFNREAWALADGIGGVGSIGKERQPLPENRAGVLLRVREAVSLRWRQTDTGGRDFSDGLGLMRALSIGEQSALSAQSWQAFRPLGLNHLVSISGLHVGMVAVLAGWLTKQLLRVLPRVPKRPRVWMLAAGLAAALFYAGLAGFSVPTQRSVLMLCALAWAWWRGSGASVWAGWWQALAWVLLFDPLAVLGAGFWLSFGLVGALLWVSAGRLNERGWLLAVRGQWAVSLLSVAALGSMFASLPIISPLVNALAIPWFSWVLVPLALLASLLSFGWLQWLAAAAGEYTMRVLVWVAEYAPEYAVAASPPYLLPLAVLAVLMVLLPRGTGWKPLAWLVLAGFVLYRPPPVEEGRLKITVWDAGQGLSVLMQTKNHHLLFDTGTEHIANAQILPALNAAGVRRLDALVLSHHDADHDGGFVEIRRSKQPRRIWVGQPEFYQGAEFCRERQWQWDGVVFEFLRPSENSKTADDNEQSCVLRVLAGGQSLLVTGDLGKRGELALVEKYGEGLYSQVLVLGHHGSDTSSAGGFLNAVSPQYAVASSGYANAYKHPTTAVQNRVKAHGIELLRTDLSGALVFELGAGEEVRAGRLKTIKPYWQRKPFE
- a CDS encoding ankyrin repeat domain-containing protein; translated protein: MSIQKFIPAALLAAAFVLPVTASAAPAAKGKFRYSMAEMQDIANPKKLSWRIFYDKPSEGPDAEWFDAVKQGNLAKVKKMVAKGQNLEAKDEASLGQTALGWAAFIGYEDMVDYLIAQGADLNATDRGDVYNVLKSAVLGKNTKIVRKVYAKLKDKTDLNDQTVESDGETLLMVAASNNRIETVKYLLSLGANPNLVTTQTNKSAGSYNQSALSYACTRGHKEMQALLISKGAINHRTGKSSCE